In one Puniceicoccus vermicola genomic region, the following are encoded:
- a CDS encoding CPBP family intramembrane glutamic endopeptidase, producing MNFLQSDGWMSGLIYGGIAFVVLWFWISDCRSGRTGGFPGASTAPVRTLIIAGIGGLVLTLLETWGESALGLTAEQTEMAAIAVIPILAAAIIEEIVFRGYLVVDHKGKAWLVGSVVGFSLLFALIHPYLWSWEDGTLSIEWTTKGVFSTVFVLVNSLWFYAVRFSFGNRSHSLLPCFIAHGVSNFSVWAVKGFQGYLTW from the coding sequence ATGAATTTTCTCCAGTCGGATGGGTGGATGAGTGGTCTCATTTACGGTGGAATCGCATTTGTCGTTCTGTGGTTTTGGATTTCGGATTGTCGCAGTGGACGAACGGGAGGATTTCCCGGAGCGAGTACCGCGCCAGTTCGCACTCTTATCATCGCCGGCATCGGTGGACTCGTTCTTACGCTACTGGAAACCTGGGGCGAATCGGCCCTCGGCCTCACCGCGGAGCAGACCGAGATGGCGGCCATCGCCGTCATTCCTATCCTCGCCGCCGCCATCATTGAAGAGATTGTTTTCCGTGGATATCTTGTCGTAGACCACAAAGGAAAGGCTTGGCTCGTCGGGAGTGTTGTCGGCTTTTCCCTCCTCTTTGCCCTGATTCATCCCTACCTCTGGTCGTGGGAAGACGGCACCCTCTCGATTGAGTGGACCACTAAAGGCGTCTTCAGCACCGTTTTCGTCCTCGTGAACAGCCTCTGGTTTTACGCCGTGCGCTTCTCCTTCGGCAATCGAAGCCACTCTCTTCTGCCCTGCTTCATCGCTCACGGGGTTTCAAACTTCTCTGTCTGGGCCGTTAAAGGTTTTCAGGGATATCTCACCTGGTAG